From a region of the Pieris brassicae chromosome 13, ilPieBrab1.1, whole genome shotgun sequence genome:
- the LOC123717726 gene encoding histone H4: protein MTGRGKGGKGLGKGGAKRHRKVLRDNIQGITKPAIRRLARRGGVKRISGLIYEETRGVLKVFLENVIRDAVTYTEHAKRKTVTAMDVVYALKRQGRTLYGFGG from the coding sequence ATGACCGGTCGCGGTAAGGGAGGAAAGGGATTGGGAAAAGGTGGCGCGAAGCGGCACAGGAAGGTGCTCCGTGATAACATCCAGGGTATCACCAAGCCTGCGATTCGACGTCTGGCGCGCAGGGGTGGCGTGAAACGTATCTCCGGTCTCATATACGAGGAGACCCGCGGTGTTCTCAAGGTTTTCCTCGAGAACGTCATCCGCGACGCGGTAACCTACACGGAGCACGCCAAGAGGAAGACCGTCACCGCAATGGACGTCGTGTACGCTCTGAAGCGCCAGGGCCGCACCCTCTACGGTTTCGGAGGTTAA
- the LOC123717715 gene encoding histone H2B, with protein MPPKTSGKAAKKSGKAQKNISKSDKKKKKHKRKESYAIYIYKVLKQVHPDTGISSKAMSIMNSFVNDIFERIAAEASRLAHYNKRSTITSREVQTSVRLLLPGELAKHAVSEGTKAVTKYTSSK; from the coding sequence ATGCCACCAAAGACCAGCGGCAAGGCGGCCAAGAAGTCCGGCAAGGCACAGAAGAACATATCCAAATCggacaaaaagaaaaagaagcaCAAGAGGAAGGAGAGCTACGCCATTTACATCTACAAGGTGCTCAAGCAGGTGCATCCCGACACCGGTATCTCTTCGAAGGCGATGTCAATCATGAACTCGTTCGTGAACGACATCTTCGAGAGGATCGCGGCTGAGGCGTCTCGTCTCGCTCACTACAACAAGCGTTCGACGATCACGTCCCGCGAGGTGCAGACCTCCGTGAGGCTCCTGCTGCCCGGCGAGCTCGCCAAGCACGCCGTCAGCGAGGGCACCAAGGCCGTCACCAAGTACACCAGCTCCAAGTGA
- the LOC123717735 gene encoding uncharacterized protein LOC123717735, with protein MTGRGKGGKGLGKGGAKRHRKVLRDNIQGITKPAIRRLARRGGVKRISGLIYEETRGVLKVFLENVIRDAVTYTEHAKRKTVTAMDVVYALKRQGRTLYVSERVRAVVVMARTKQTARKSTGGKAPRKQLATKAARKSAPPTGGVKKPHRYRPGTVALREIRRYQKSTELLIRKLPFQRLVREIAQDFKTDLRFQSSAVMALQEASEAYLVGLFEDTNLCAILTMTGRGKGGKGLGKGGAKRHRKVLRDNIQGITKPAIRRLARRGGVKRISGLIYEETRGVLKVFLENVIRDAVTYTEHAKRKTVTAMDVVYALKRQGRTLYGFGG; from the exons ATGACCGGTCGCGGTAAGGGAGGAAAGGGATTGGGAAAAGGTGGCGCGAAGCGGCACAGGAAGGTGCTCCGTGATAACATCCAGGGTATCACCAAGCCTGCGATTCGACGTCTGGCGCGCAGGGGTGGCGTGAAACGTATCTCCGGTCTCATATACGAGGAGACCCGCGGTGTTCTCAAGGTTTTCCTCGAGAACGTCATCCGCGACGCGGTAACCTACACGGAGCACGCCAAGAGGAAGACCGTCACCGCAATGGACGTCGTGTACGCTCTGAAGCGCCAGGGCCGCACCCTCTACG TTAGTGAGCGAGTTCGAGCAGTCGTCGTAATGGCACGTACAAAGCAGACAGCCCGTAAGTCCACCGGCGGTAAGGCGCCGCGAAAGCAGCTCGCCACCAAGGCGGCCCGCAAGAGCGCTCCCCCCACCGGCGGCGTGAAGAAGCCTCACCGTTACAGGCCCGGCACCGTCGCGCTGAGAGAGATCCGTCGCTACCAGAAGAGTACCGAGCTGTTGATCCGCAAGTTGCCGTTCCAACGTCTGGTGAGGGAGATTGCGCAGGACTTCAAGACCGACCTCAGGTTCCAGAGCTCCGCCGTGATGGCGCTTCAGGAGGCGAGCGAGGCGTATCTGGTGGGTCTCTTCGAGGACACCAACCTGTGCGCCATTC TCACAATGACCGGTCGCGGTAAGGGAGGAAAGGGATTGGGAAAAGGTGGCGCGAAGCGGCACAGGAAGGTGCTCCGTGATAACATCCAGGGTATCACCAAGCCTGCGATTCGACGTCTGGCGCGCAGGGGTGGCGTGAAACGTATCTCCGGTCTCATATACGAGGAGACCCGCGGTGTTCTCAAGGTTTTCCTCGAGAACGTCATCCGCGACGCGGTAACCTACACGGAGCACGCCAAGAGGAAGACCGTCACCGCAATGGACGTCGTGTACGCTCTGAAGCGCCAGGGCCGCACCCTCTACGGTTTCGGAGGTTAA
- the LOC123717701 gene encoding late histone H1-like, with product MADTAVASETPAPATPAKKAPKAAAAAAAAKKPKARPTHPKTSDMVNSAIKELKERSGSSLQAIKKYIASNYSLDAERLAPFIRKYLKRAVASGTLIQTKGKGASGSFKIDSKSGTGGGAAKKATAASASSGGRGSAAAASSAAKSVKKPTAQAAKKTAASAGARSKKAAAAAAETASPAKAGGRGGTAKDKKAAAAAKRKPAASAAPKKGRGSAAASAAASGKGASTTAAASKAKRSAKPPTKKPKAPKPKKAAAAAPKSKAATAKKASAASKK from the coding sequence atggccGACACAGCAGTAGCATCGGAGACACCCGCGCCGGCGACGCCCGCCAAGAAGGCACCAAAAGCGGCAGCGGCGGCGGCCGCCGCGAAGAAACCCAAGGCGAGACCAACGCACCCCAAGACTTCCGACATGGTCAACAGCGCGATCAAAGAGCTCAAGGAGAGGAGCGGATCGTCCCTGCAGGCGATCAAGAAATACATCGCCTCGAATTATAGCCTAGACGCCGAGAGGTTGGCGCCGTTCATAAGAAAGTATCTCAAGCGCGCGGTCGCCTCCGGCACCCTGATTCAGACGAAGGGCAAGGGCGCATCGGGCTCGTTCAAGATAGACAGCAAGTCGGGAACCGGCGGCGGCGCGGCGAAGAAGGCGACGGCCGCCTCCGCTTCCTCCGGCGGCAGGGGCTCCGCCGCGGCGGCGTCCTCCGCGGCCAAATCGGTGAAGAAGCCGACCGCACAAGCCGCCAAGAAGACCGCCGCGAGTGCGGGCGCCAGGAGCAAGAAGGCCGCCGCCGCGGCCGCCGAGACCGCGTCCCCCGCCAAGGCGGGCGGAAGGGGTGGCACCGCCAAAGACAAGAAGGCAGCCGCTGCGGCCAAGAGGAAGCCGGCCGCGTCGGCCGCTCCGAAGAAAGGTCGCGGCTCCGCGGCCGCCTCCGCCGCAGCGTCCGGCAAGGGCGCGTCGACCACCGCCGCCGCTTCCAAGGCGAAGAGGAGCGCGAAACCACCGACCAAAAAACCTAAAGCACCCAAACCGAAGAAGGCAGCAGCCGCCGCGCCCAAATCGAAGGCCGCCACCGCTAAAAAGGCATCGGCCGCTTCCAAGAAGTGA
- the LOC123717717 gene encoding histone H2A has product MSGRGKGGKVKGKAKSRSNRAGLQFPVGRIHRLLRKGNYAERVGAGAPVYLAAVMEYLAAEVLELAGNAARDNKKTRIIPRHLQLAIRNDEELNKLLSGVTIAQGGVLPNIQAVLLPKKTEKKT; this is encoded by the coding sequence ATGTCCGGACGTGGCAAGGGCGGCAAGGTCAAGGGGAAGGCAAAGTCGCGTTCCAACCGCGCAGGTCTCCAGTTCCCGGTCGGTCGTATCCACAGGCTGCTCAGGAAGGGCAACTACGCCGAGAGGGTGGGTGCCGGTGCGCCGGTCTACCTTGCGGCCGTTATGGAGTACCTGGCGGCCGAAGTGCTCGAGTTGGCCGGTAACGCGGCCCGTGACAACAAAAAGACCAGGATCATACCGCGTCACCTGCAGTTGGCCATACGCAACGACGAGGAGCTCAACAAGCTACTCTCCGGCGTGACCATCGCACAGGGCGGTGTACTGCCTAACATTCAGGCGGTCCTTCTCCCCAAGAAGACCGAGAAGAAgacataa
- the LOC123717733 gene encoding histone H3: MARTKQTARKSTGGKAPRKQLATKAARKSAPATGGVKKPHRYRPGTVALREIRRYQKSTELLIRKLPFQRLVREIAQDFKTDLRFQSSAVMALQEASEAYLVGLFEDTNLCAIHAKRVTIMPKDIQLARRIRGERA; this comes from the coding sequence ATGGCACGTACAAAGCAGACAGCCCGTAAGTCCACCGGCGGTAAGGCGCCGCGAAAGCAGCTCGCCACCAAGGCGGCCCGCAAGAGCGCTCCCGCCACCGGCGGCGTGAAGAAGCCTCACCGTTACAGGCCCGGCACCGTCGCGCTGAGAGAGATCCGTCGCTACCAGAAGAGTACCGAGCTGTTGATCCGCAAGTTGCCGTTCCAACGTCTGGTGAGGGAGATTGCGCAGGACTTCAAGACCGACCTCAGGTTCCAGAGCTCCGCCGTGATGGCGCTTCAGGAGGCGAGCGAGGCGTATCTGGTGGGTCTCTTCGAGGACACCAACCTGTGCGCCATTCACGCCAAGCGAGTGACGATCATGCCCAAGGACATCCAACTGGCGAGACGCATTCGCGGCGAGCGTGCTTAA